The DNA region CCCCTGCACCACGCCGAGGCGCTTTCCAGCGAGACCGTCCGCGTTGTTGATCCCTGAGGTCTCCGTGGTGATGACGGTCAGGTAGCCGGCCAGGTAGCCGTCGGAGAAGTCGACGGTCTGCTTGCGCTTGTCGGTGATGCCGATGGCGGCGACTCCTGCGTCGAATTGGCCGTTGGCCACTGCTGCGAGCAAGCCGGAGAAGTCCTGACCGGTGAAGACGACGTTGTCCACTCCGGCGCGGTGGGCGACGTCCTTGAAGAGCTCAACGTCGAAACCGGTGAAGTTACCCTGGGCATCGGCGAAGGTGTAAGGCTTCGAATCACCGAGGCTGGCCACCCTGATGGTGCCCGGCTGGATCAGTCCGTAGGGGTTATCGGCGGTCGAGGAGGACGAGGCGGGGCTGGATCCCCCGCAGGCCGAAAGTGCCAGGACGGTTGCAACCGCGGCCGCAACAATTGCCCCGGGGCGGAATTTCAATCGATTAGTCACAGCGTTTTTCCAATCATGGGAAG from Arthrobacter pascens includes:
- a CDS encoding ABC transporter substrate-binding protein, with amino-acid sequence MTNRLKFRPGAIVAAAVATVLALSACGGSSPASSSSTADNPYGLIQPGTIRVASLGDSKPYTFADAQGNFTGFDVELFKDVAHRAGVDNVVFTGQDFSGLLAAVANGQFDAGVAAIGITDKRKQTVDFSDGYLAGYLTVITTETSGINNADGLAGKRLGVVQGTLQESYAVKNFTSANLVRFPDNNTAISAVNSGAVDAHFLDYEAAKAYQEQFGLVSAADIPSFDAPAGFAVAKDKTAFKEALNKGLAAAMEDGTWKKLYQKWFPGSPMPEQYLPKAEQTATPTPSK